A region from the Prinia subflava isolate CZ2003 ecotype Zambia chromosome 30, Cam_Psub_1.2, whole genome shotgun sequence genome encodes:
- the LOC134562729 gene encoding uncharacterized protein C10orf95-like: MEPRHSGAAGRGGTAAPRAAAGPRPPPEPGNSGCWPGLRAVRAGEAGAGRSESPAEGLSPRQAFPAAALCSWQRTGAERPSTCAGCCRTCRSHRSRCERRPSGSWEGSGGAGGGSRKSSRPSGRPFMPRGKMPAYHVLTCKIKPGFLKELKNKGHLQDPVNQCPKNAPRDTEEDITSQCCCSCRPS, translated from the exons ATGGAGCCCCGGCacagcggggctgcggggcggggcggcaccgcggctccccgggcagcagccggccctcggccccctccagagcccggcaacagcggctgctggccgggcctcagggctgtgcgggcaggggaggccggggctgggcgcAGCGAGAGCCCGGccgaggggctgagcccgcgccaagccttccctgctgccgctctctgcagctggcagaggacaggagccGAGCGGCCGAGCACCTGCGCCGGGTGCTGCCGTACCTGCAGAAGCCACAGGAGCCGCTGCGAGCGGCGGCCATCAGGTTCATGG gaagggTCTGGCGGCGCCGgagggggcagcaggaagagctccaggCCCTCAGGGAGG CCCTTCATGCCCAGAGGCAAGATGCCAGCCTATCATGTTCTAACCTGCAAAATCAAGCCCGGGTTCCTCAAAGAGCTAAAGAACAAGGGACATCTTCAGGATCCAGTGAACCAGTGTCCCAAGAACGCACCACGAGACACTGAAGAGGACATcacctctcagtgctgctgcagctgcaggcctAGCTGA